Proteins encoded together in one Bactrocera neohumeralis isolate Rockhampton chromosome 4, APGP_CSIRO_Bneo_wtdbg2-racon-allhic-juicebox.fasta_v2, whole genome shotgun sequence window:
- the LOC126755614 gene encoding GPI ethanolamine phosphate transferase 1 produces the protein MWIINAIVVHLLLLGSIFVIYFRSPIIAGLQPQKPIHLEAPAKRLVLIVTDGLRAESFFRNGCEDIPNLSKLILKTNGLVGISHTRVPTESRPGHIALIAGLYEDPSAVTRGWKRNPVDFDTVFNRSRHTYAWGAADVLHIFSRMGGIESEQRLLIDAYDHELDFSGRDKTYELDDWVFERVRQLLARKRVELREQKQIIFFLHLLGLDTAGHVHKPGTPNFLENLHRTERGITELYEEFESVFPDNRTAYVLTSDHGMTNAGSHGSSDAFETETPFFLWGAGVTNDISCENKYKIGDDITRPRCNMQQAQIAPIMSALIGIAPPMNNVGILPLQYLNATPEYKSHAAHSNALQLLAQFQALLTTHQRGLFSGYLLGYNELNEAVIAQYLVHTEKYMRNGQYEDAINGSYNVMQLALKGIEYYQGYYRRPLQLSTTATFICWIIYCLQLLLGQQQMMKRSQGRLTVTFKQKLGLLVTCVLLLLQRVPLVIAFYLLLPLLVWLLLVQKQGISLLPLLRAMPLIQLLALVLCAELFVYSFFERKLISLSFLIYSVFINLRAFPAKNVKFYIWLVLSLVLATFPLLPPTLGYTNTWLLLLGMCVTLLRPFAVKSHIHWHIKVPALVCLINALLVSYWHAQQSGVPFISHALSWCFLLYIFALITFHRTSVLKQRIELLFFLLTSLYTLLCTSYESLFIVMLSSELMLTLAVQPMQLPLSRRLSDSQPQSRKGQPLGVNSPQQLQAALKLSFTILLYTLFSFFGTGNIASVSSFDPNIVRCFLSTFAPFIIMALVILKLVIPVVLNITIIYGMSSFARANEQAIFICLLLICDVMGLNFLFLVRNEGSWLEIGTSISHFVIMEVTTVVLVIFTYFAKLLLRLNEKVQNVE, from the exons TGGTTTGCGTGCAGAATCGTTTTTTCGTAATGGCTGTGAAGACATaccaaatttaagtaaattaatattaaaaacaaatggtTTGGTGGGCATTTCACATACGCGTGTACCAACTGAATCAAGACCCGGTCATATAGCGCTCATCGCTGGTCTATATGAAGATCCATCGGCTGTAACACGCGGTTGGAAACGTAATCCTGTCGATTTTGACACCGTATTCAATCGCAGTCGGCATACATACGCTTGGGGCGCTGCAGATGTGCTGCATATATTTTCACGTATGGGTGGCATAGAGAGTGAGCAAAGGCTACTTATTGACGCATATGACCACGAACTGGATTTCTCTGGTCGTGATAAAACCTATGAATTAGATGACTGGGTATTTGAACGTGTGCGCCAACTACTCGCACGCAAGCGCGTGGAGCTACGTGAGCAGaagcaaattattttctttttacatttGTTGGGCTTAGATACGGCTGGGCATGTGCATAAGCCTGGAACGCCaaatttcttagaaaatttGCATCGCACTGAACGAGGTATAACGGAGTTATATGAGGAGTTCGAGAGCGTATTTCCAGATAACCGCACTGCTTATGTGTTGACTTCCGATCATGGCATGACAAATGCGG gATCGCATGGCTCCAGTGACGCATTTGAGACTGAAACACCGTTCTTCCTTTGGGGCGCCGGTGTTACTAACGATATTAgctgtgaaaataaatataaaattggcgACGACATCACGCGTCCCCGCTGTAACATGCAACAAGCGCAAATAGCCCCAATTATGTCAGCTTTAATTGGCATTGCGCCACCAATGAATAACGTTGGTATACTGCCGTTACAATACTTAAATGCTACGCCCGAATATAAATCGCACGCGGCGCACAGCAATGCTTTGCAGCTTTTAGCACAATTTCAAGCGCTTTTGACAACACATCAGCGTGGACTCTTCTCAGGTTATCTATTAGGTTACAATGAACTCAATGAAGCAGttattgcacaatatttagTGCATACAGAAAAGTATATGCGAAATGGTCAATATGAGGATGCAATTAACGGTAGTTATAACGTAATGCAGCTTGCTTTAAAAGGCATCGAGTATTATCAGGGTTATTATCGACGTCCATTGCAGCTTAGCACCACAGCCACCTTTATATGTTGGATTATCTATTGTCTACAATTGCTACTAGGACAACAACAAATGATGAAGCGTTCTCAAGGCCGATTAACGGTAACATTTAAGCAAAAGCTGGGTCTACTTGTCACCTGCGTGTTGCTGCTATTGCAGCGTGTGCCATTGGTGATAGCGTTTTATCTGCTGCTACCGTTACTAGTGTGGCTGTTGTTAGTGCAGAAGCAAGGCATCTCTTTACTGCCACTCCTGCGTGCTATGCCGCTAATACAATTGTTGGCGTTAGTTTTGTGCGCCGAATTGTTTGTCTACAGTTTCTTTGAGCGCAAACTTATTTCCCTAAGTTTTCTCATTTACtcagtatttattaatttacgcGCTTTTCCAGCTAAAAATGTCAAGTTTTACATATGGCTTGTGTTAAGCTTAGTTTTGGCTACATTTCCGCTGCTGCCGCCAACTCTTGGCTACACAAACACATGGTTGCTGCTGCTCGGCATGTGCGTCACGTTGCTGCGCCCATTTGCCGTTAAGTCACACATCCATTGGCATATAAAAGTGCCAGCGTTGGTGTGCTTAATCAACGCTTTGCTTGTCAGTTACTGGCATGCACAACAAAGCGGTGTACCATTCATATCGCACGCACTCTCCTGGTGTTTTCTGttgtatatttttgctttaattacttTTCATCGAACGTCCGTTTTGAAGCAACGCATTGagcttttatttttccttttaacCTCCCTGTACACTTTACTCTGCACATCCTATGAATCGCTTTTCATTGTAATGCTCTCTTCAGAGTTGATGCTCACACTGGCCGTGCAGCCCATGCAACTGCCTTTATCACGCAGGCTAAGTGACTCCCAACCGCAAAGTCGGAAAGGACAGCCGCTGGGCGTCAACTCACCACAGCAATTGCAAGCGGCGCTCAAGTTGTCCTTCACCATATTACTCTATACACTCTTCTCCTTTTTCGGCACCGGCAACATTGCATCGGTCAGCTCCTTCGATCCGAATATTGTGCGCTGCTTTTTGAGCACTTTCGCGCCTTTCATTATTATGGCATTGGTCATATTGAAATTAGTCATTCCAGTTGTGTTGAATATAACAATTATTTATGGCATGTCGTCATTCGCACGCGCCAATGAGCAGGCCATCTTCATTTGTCTGCTGCTAATCTGTGATGTGATGGGTttgaattttctatttttggttAGAAATGAAGGCTCATGGCTGGAAATTGGCACATCGATTTCGCACTTTGTCATTATGGAGGTGACCACAGTGGTGCTGGTGATTTTCACATATTTCGCCAAATTGTTGTTGCGTTTAAATGAAAAGGTGCAAAATGTGGAGTAG